Within Capra hircus breed San Clemente chromosome 7, ASM170441v1, whole genome shotgun sequence, the genomic segment TCAGACCATGAGGGTGGAGCTGCAAGACAGCTTTCTGACCCAGCAGACCCTCCCTCGTGGGCTGCAGTGACTAACTTGCCCACCTTCCCTGTCTGGAGAAACAGTCTGGGCCTCAAAACTCAAGTCATCCCCAGGTGTCTTTCTCAGTCCTCTCTCCCAGCTCGTTAACATACTTACCACATGAGACACAGATAAACCTAATATAATCATTCCAACTACTCACTGCACACCAACCACGTGCCAGGTATTACACACATGAAATCTGcttaatcttcacagcaacccGGTGAGGTAGGAACTAAATTATCCTACTTTATAGACGAGGAGGCTGAAAGATGGTAAGtaacttgctcagggtcacacagcaggcaACAGAAAAATCTGAACACAGGCCACGTGCTTCAAAAACCCATGTTCTAATCTTTGTCATGAACTGCCAGCCACTGGATTCCAGAACAGAACTTAAGGTAGGTCTGCTAGGACTGCCCCCAAttcatcccctcccccaaccatTGTCTAATGATTAAATCAGCTCCTTATTATAAACAccggggcttctcaggtggtgcagtggtaaagaatccgcctgccaatgcaggagatgcaagagatgtgggtttgatccctgggtcaggaagatcctctggagtaggaaacggcaacccactccagtattcttgcctgcaaaattccatggatagaggagtccatggggttgcagagagtccaacacaactgagcatgtactCATGCCACACATACGTCCATACACCCAACACTATATACTTTTGAAAAGACCACTCTCCTAGTTGCTCATGATATAATTACATGTTTATGCATGGGATTATTGTCCCTATTAGGCTGAAACTGGTGTGAAATGACAAGGGCCTTATCTGCTTTTTTACATTGctacctggcacacagtatgtGTTCAATATTCACAGAAGAGTAGCACAGATTAGTGGCTAAGATAGGCTGGGTTTGAATCTAGTTTTGCCACTTACTTGACCTTGGACCAGGTCTGCTCAAcctgaggctcagtttcctcacctataaaacagGATAACATTCTCGCCTATTGCATAATGTTGTCATGAAATAGATTCAATCAGTCAAAATGTGGTAAGGAGCTTAAAGTAACGTCTGCTATTATTATCCTTCCTTTAGCAAATACTGATTTAATACCTGTTACATCTAAATACCGTGACAGGCAACAGATGAGTGTGAACAGGCAAACACGGTttctgacttcattttggggaGAAACgacaaagaaggaaacaaaacaatgAGAAGTGCTATGCAGACAATACGGCACACTGATTAAGAACAGAGTTACTGGGGCATGGGGACTGCAGCCGGGCCGAGAGGGACATGATTGTCAGGAGGATGACATCTACAGCAAGACCTGAAGGATGATGAGCCAGAAGATCTGGTGGGAAAGCACTTTCGATGGAACACCAAAGgcgaaggccctgaggcaggcatGAACTTGGCTATTTGAGGAACAGCAAGCAAGTCAGTGTGGctagaagagaggaagggaaaaggaagaaaatacaagCTCCTGGCAGGCAGGAGTTTTAGGAACCTCtactaaatgctcaataaataactgctgaatgaataaagattACGAGAGCAGGGGATGAGATCCTGGTGAGGAGTCTGAAGTTAACCATGCTGGGTGGGAAGCCGTGCAAGATTAAGTAGTGGAGAATCCTATCTCACTTGTgggttttttaaaggaatgaataaagatattTCCAATTCCCTATGCCCGGCTCCCACCTTCCAGATCCAACCCATGGCGCTGGGCCAGGTGGAGAACATTGTCCCCGACTCTGCCGCTCACCGGAATCCGTTGGCCTGACCTGTCCACGAACACCACGTTCACCCTGGGGACAGATGAGAGTGCAGATGCCTCAACTGGACGATGGGCGCAGGGGCCAGGTGGAATATAGGCTTAGGAACTCATGTTTGGGGTTTGACGGGACATGGAAATAGGGTGATGCAGAAGGGGGGACACAGGGATGAGGCTGTACGGCAACGTGGGGACCGGAGGAACCCCGTGCTATTATTAACGGGGGACTTGGCTCCCACACTCACACGTCCCCGGGCCGCTCGGGGCCGCCGGCTTCTTCCTCCCCCGCCGGGCGCGAGCCTGGAAAACACGGTTGGGTGAGCTGCCGTGCCCGGCACAGCTGGCGTACGATGGGTTAACGATGCCCACCCGAGGCTCCCCAGGTACCTGTCGCCCGGAATTTCCTGGCTATCGCTGGCGCCGCCGCCTCCCCGGACCCCCAAAAGCCTCCAGGTCGGCTCCACCAGGCACCCCTGGCAGCCCGCAGCAGGAACCCAGCATTCGCACCTCCCCAGGCCACGGAGGCGGCCATGACAGGCATCACGTGACCAGAGACTAAGCATGCGCCTTGGCGCGTTTAGAGGCGACGGCCCTGTAATTACCCGAATACAAgcgccttttctttttttggcgtCGCTGCACGGGAAGGAGGCGAGTCCAGGGGAGGCTGCCAAAGTGGGAGGGCAGTGCACTGGCTCGaatgagccaagacctgcagggcTATCCCAGACCTCCCACCCAGGCACATTGTCCCAAGAACCAGCCAGGTCTGCTTTCTTTAAAACCATTTACTTACAAACTTTAATTCAGCAAAGGTTTGTGTGAGATTGGGGAGGAGACAGCCCCCCGGAGTGGATGTGGACCCCGAGTCAGGGGAGGGGAGCTGGGTGGCCCAGCTGGCCAGGGTCACAGCCCAGGGTCACCTCAGGCTAACAGGTCCTGCTGGTGGGAAGGGGCAGAATTTATCTGCACCTTGTCTTATTTTCCAGCACTGGGCCATAGGGAGGCCAGCTCTGGGTGATCTGGCTTGGGGATGACAATGCAGGGCTCATCTTCAACATGGGGGAGAGGACAGAGGCTCAGTGAGATGCACAATGCCCGAGAGACAGTAGGACAGCAGGGAAACTGGGTTAAGCTGGCAGAGAAAGCCCACCCCGCACCTAGGCCTGGGCAGAAAGGGCTGGTGGGACCGGTTTGCCAAGACCAAAACTTTGGCCTTCTACTGTCCCCACAATCGGGGACCTTGGGTAGAAGGGCCCGATCCCCAGGCCAGAGCCATTTGGTCCTGAGTCAAGCTTCCGGAGCTCAGCATCTGAGAGGCTCTGGCCAGCGGGGTCTGGGGCCTGGCTTTTAAGGCATCAGAAGGCAAGGGGACTATGGTAGGGAGCAGGGGACCCGGAGGTGGGGTACAGGCCAGAGAGGGCAGGCCAGGGCAAGAGACAGCCATGCCTGCAACAAGTGTGGGAGAAACAAAAAAGGGCTGAGCCATTTTAAACCGGAAAGTATGGAATGGAGGCCCAGACATGCTGGGCCTTGAAGGAATCAGAgctgaggggggagggagggaacatCCTGgactgtttaaaaataataaaaattagaaaaggaaactgaagtcAATTGTCAAAGTTA encodes:
- the FDX1L gene encoding adrenodoxin-like protein, mitochondrial isoform X2, translated to MPVMAASVAWGGANAGFLLRAARGAWWSRPGGFWGSGEAAAPAIARKFRATGSRPAGEEEAGGPERPGDVVNVVFVDRSGQRIPVSGRVGDNVLHLAQRHGLDLEGACEASLACSTCHVYVSEDHLDLLPPPDEREDDMLDMAPLLQENSRLGCQIVLTPELEGAEFTLPKITRNFYVDGHIPKPH
- the FDX1L gene encoding adrenodoxin-like protein, mitochondrial isoform X1, translated to MVLKKADLAGSWDNVPGWEVWDSPAGLGSFEPVHCPPTLAASPGLASFPCSDAKKRKGACIRVITGPSPLNAPRRMLSLWSRDACHGRLRGLGRCECWVPAAGCQGCLVEPTWRLLGVRGGGGASDSQEIPGDRLAPGGGGRSRRPRAARGRGERGVRGQVRPTDSGACEASLACSTCHVYVSEDHLDLLPPPDEREDDMLDMAPLLQENSRLGCQIVLTPELEGAEFTLPKITRNFYVDGHIPKPH